The following proteins are encoded in a genomic region of Candidatus Bathyarchaeota archaeon:
- a CDS encoding DUF1667 domain-containing protein produces MKKEMICIGCPMGCYLTVDYDEEKVIGVSGNRCKVGLQYAEKEISNPQRTLTSTVKVKNGAVPLVSVRTTKPIPKNRLLDAMNLLAKVEMAAPIEIGDIIIQNIFNTDANIVATKNIPKKAS; encoded by the coding sequence ATGAAGAAGGAAATGATTTGTATCGGTTGCCCAATGGGTTGCTATCTCACAGTCGATTATGATGAAGAAAAAGTCATAGGCGTAAGCGGGAACCGCTGCAAGGTCGGACTGCAATATGCTGAAAAAGAGATTTCTAATCCTCAACGAACCTTAACATCAACCGTCAAAGTAAAAAACGGTGCAGTTCCTCTGGTTAGCGTGAGAACAACAAAGCCCATCCCAAAAAACAGGCTTCTTGATGCTATGAATTTGCTTGCAAAAGTTGAAATGGCAGCACCAATAGAAATCGGGGACATAATCATCCAAAACATCTTCAACACCGACGCTAACATAGTAGCCACAAAGAATATCCCCAAAAAAGCAAGCTAA
- a CDS encoding NAD(P)/FAD-dependent oxidoreductase: MNDLPSQNVDLVVIGAGPAGLSAAISAKKNGIQNLILIERNDWLGGILPQCIHDGFGLELFKEQLTGPEYAQRYIDELTKLNVPYLLNSMVIEVTPDKKVYVASPKGLFCFNAKAIILAMGCRERTRGQICIPGTRPAGVYTAGVAQNLINLKNVMVGKDVVILGSGDIGLIMARRLTLEGAKVHAVVELLPHSNGLPRNIQQCLIDYDIPLLLSHTVTEIHGQNRVEAVTISPVDKNLKPLSGKEQKIPCDTLLLSIGLIPENDLSKNCEVKLSPITGGAIVNENLETSVPGVFACGNALHVHDLVDFVSLEAEKAGKAAAEYVLGKTQKAERITVEAGNKIRYVLPQNIHSGADLELSIRVTCPEEDVSIGLFDGETLLKSIKYRKVHPAQMIKIKLPANETSTINSLKLEVLQK; the protein is encoded by the coding sequence GTGAATGATTTGCCTTCTCAGAATGTTGATTTGGTTGTGATAGGTGCGGGTCCAGCAGGGTTATCGGCGGCAATTAGTGCAAAGAAAAATGGCATCCAAAACTTAATCCTGATAGAACGGAACGATTGGTTAGGCGGCATCCTTCCCCAGTGTATACACGATGGGTTTGGTCTTGAACTCTTCAAAGAACAACTCACCGGTCCCGAATACGCCCAAAGATACATAGATGAACTCACCAAACTAAATGTTCCCTATCTGCTAAACAGCATGGTGATTGAGGTTACACCTGACAAAAAAGTGTATGTTGCCAGCCCAAAGGGCCTGTTTTGCTTTAACGCCAAAGCTATAATCCTTGCGATGGGGTGCCGTGAACGCACTCGTGGACAAATTTGCATTCCAGGAACCAGACCCGCAGGAGTGTACACGGCTGGAGTAGCCCAGAACCTGATTAATTTGAAGAATGTAATGGTTGGCAAAGACGTTGTGATTCTTGGTTCAGGCGATATCGGCTTGATTATGGCTCGGCGTCTCACATTAGAAGGCGCTAAAGTTCACGCTGTAGTTGAATTGCTTCCGCATTCCAATGGGTTACCGCGAAACATTCAACAATGCCTAATCGACTATGATATTCCTCTTCTTCTATCCCACACAGTCACAGAAATCCATGGACAAAACAGGGTGGAAGCAGTCACAATCTCCCCAGTAGACAAGAACCTAAAACCACTCTCAGGAAAAGAACAAAAAATCCCCTGCGACACACTACTTCTCTCAATTGGGTTAATCCCAGAAAATGACCTCTCCAAAAACTGCGAAGTTAAACTCAGCCCAATAACTGGAGGCGCCATCGTCAACGAAAACCTTGAAACCTCAGTGCCCGGAGTCTTTGCGTGTGGAAACGCTTTGCATGTTCATGATTTAGTGGATTTTGTTTCTCTTGAAGCAGAAAAAGCAGGAAAAGCCGCAGCAGAATACGTCCTTGGAAAAACTCAGAAGGCTGAGCGCATCACCGTAGAAGCAGGAAATAAAATTCGGTACGTACTACCCCAAAATATTCATTCTGGCGCTGATCTTGAATTGTCCATTCGCGTAACCTGCCCCGAAGAAGACGTATCCATCGGACTATTTGACGGTGAAACCTTGCTAAAGTCGATAAAGTATCGTAAGGTCCATCCTGCTCAGATGATAAAAATAAAACTGCCCGCAAACGAAACCAGCACTATTAACTCACTAAAACTTGAGGTTTTGCAGAAATGA